In the Astatotilapia calliptera chromosome 5, fAstCal1.2, whole genome shotgun sequence genome, one interval contains:
- the mfsd4aa gene encoding major facilitator superfamily domain-containing protein 4A, which yields MLLDERIWLLFKRHWPQTLTYWSVFFSFGLCIAFLGPTILDLRCQTQSTLQQITWVFVSQQFFLLVGSSVGGLFKKTLKSSLLALFICTLIISLVFAVIPLCHHVILLSIAMALAGKAMGVIDTIANLQLVKLYQKDSAIFLQALHFFTGLGALVSPLVADPFLAEDSCVLGANLTTNSSSPRNLQHLRSTLAGHGAALHTISHFRLYTDGVVVTRVSYAFWIMALINLPVPAAVLALMSHERLLPCSRSSPRLLDADSNRSPTGDTDQEHGSVFSCCNPAKLRDRSATFFIIHALGGAILFITDGIIGSYAGFVYTYAVSPPLLMGHKMAGCLDSIFWAAITVGRLASMYLSYRYTAPKLLTVSLVGVILVQCLLLIFYTSSVFLFFGTCVLGLCISSVFPSVLAFTEDILEYKGCATTVLVTSASTGEMLLQLLVGSVIHSQGSYSFLLCGTVASFIGFCLFLLLLYIQNIHRSQHTDLSQCTDMKEKPKTGDS from the exons ATGCTGCTGGACGAGCGGATCTGGTTGCTGTTTAAGCGCCACTGGCCACAGACTCTCACCTACTGGAGCGTGTTCTTCAGCTTTGGCCTGTGCATCGCCTTCCTGGGACCCACTATCCTGGACCTGAGGTGTCAGACCCAGTCGACCCTGCAGCAGATCACCTGGGTGTTTGTCTCTCAGCAGTTCTTTCTGCTGGTGGGCAGCAGCGTGGGAGGACTGTTTAAGAAAAC ccttaaGTCCTCGCTCTTAGCCCTCTTCATCTGCACCCTCATCATCTCGCTGGTGTTTGCCGTCATACCACTATGTCACCACGTCATACTGCTGTCCATCGCCATGGCGCTGGCTGGCAAAGCCATGGGCGTGATCGACACCATCGCCAACCTGCAGCTAGTGAAGCTGTACCAGAAGGACTCTGCCATCTTCCTGCAG GCCTTGCATTTCTTCACAGGCCTTGGGGCACTGGTCAGTCCCCTGGTGGCCGATCCCTTCCTGGCTGAGGACAGCTGTGTGCTGGGAGCTAACTTGACCACCAACTCATCCTCTCCCAGGAACCTACAGCATCTCCGCAGCACCCTCGCTGGCCATGGAGCAGCACTGCACACCATCTCTCACTTTCGTCTGTATACTGACGGGGTTGTCGTCACCAGGGTGTCGTATGCTTTCTGGATCATGGCTCTTATCAAT CTCCCTGTCCCAGCGGCAGTGCTCGCATTGATGTCCCATGAGCGATTGCTGCCTTGCTCCAGAAGCAGTCCACGTCTGCTTGATGCAGACTCCAACAGGAGCCCCACGGGGGACACGGACCAAG AACATGGGAGTGTTTTTAGCTGCTGTAACCCTGCCAAACTCCGGGATCGCTCTGCTACTTTCTTCATCATCCACGCTCTAGGAGGAGCTATCCTCTTTATCACAGATGGGATTATA GGCTCTTATGCTGGCTTCGTCTACACCTACGCCGTCTCCCCTCCTCTGCTGATGGGCCATAAGATGGCAGGCTGTCTGGACAGCATATTCTGGGCCGCGATCACCGTGGGAAGACTGGCTTCAATGTACTTGTCCTACAGATACACGGCACCCAAGCTGCTCACCGTCAGTCTG gTGGGAGTCATACTGGTTCAGTGCCTGCTGTTAATCTTCTACAccagctctgtgtttctgttctttggCACCTGTGTGTTGGGCCTGTGCATCAGCAGTGTGTTCCCCTCTGTGTTAGCCTTCACAGAGGACATATTAGAATACAAAG GCTGTGCCACAACAGTGCTGGTAACGAGTGCCAGCACGGGGGAGATGCTGCTTCAGCTGCTTGTTGGATCG GTGATCCACAGTCAGGGCAGCTACTCCTTCCTGCTGTGCGGTACAGTAGCATCCTTTATCGGCTTCTGCCTGTTCCTGCTGCTCCTCTATATCCAGAATATCCACAGAAGCCAGCACACAG ATTTGTCTCAATGCACAGACATGAAAGAGAAGCCAAAGACCGGAGACTCGTGA